One Littorina saxatilis isolate snail1 linkage group LG10, US_GU_Lsax_2.0, whole genome shotgun sequence DNA window includes the following coding sequences:
- the LOC138979215 gene encoding uncharacterized protein → MATTPYVYKEAPCNSGLTQSGPWEISRRAIYNAATRLTNQLFKSSGQYQTLARKKLTIPAYMDIRKEFTVETVKTARKAVEAIAKKGSRVSMHDEFHVDEVYA, encoded by the exons ATGGCAACGACACCATACGTATACAAGGAGGCCCCATGCAACAGCGGCCTGACGCAGTCTGGGCCCTGGGAAATTTCCCGTAGGGCGATTTACAACGCAGCCACAAGGCTAACCAACCAGCTCTTCAAGAGCTCTGGCCAGTACCAGACGTTGGCACGCAAGAAGCTTACAA TTCCGGCTTACATGGACATCCGCAAGGAATTCACTGTTGAGACTGTGAAGACGGCCCGCAAAGCCGTCGAAGCCATTGCCAAGAAAGGAAGTCGGGTTAGTATGCATGATGAATTTCATGTTGATGAAGTGTATGCATAA
- the LOC138978376 gene encoding integrin-linked kinase-associated serine/threonine phosphatase 2C-like isoform X1, giving the protein MDLFGDLPDPADAHQKVSANSNGKEDGKGDAPPAKPATTAEKRKADSGSESTAEEPVKQKGRTDLGLFQLRSYLADRKGEREEMQDAHLQMDDFSKSLQNLHPSIGRVALYAVFDGHGGSRASRFASQYLHKILRDKFPKGDLVSVEKEIKKCLTDVFKKLDEDFLKEAAKQKPSWKDGTTAVVVLVLNNTLYIANLGDSKAVLCRHKAEEDKDLAVPLTADHNPSVYSERMRIQKAGGNVREGRVMGILEVSRSIGDGPYKNHGMSCLPDVKRCQLTSNDRYIMIACDGLWKSFTMDESIKFVNSVLQDKSIHATDRRSAEEVRFDTACSRLANTAVLRLSGDNVTVLIISIKPGK; this is encoded by the exons ATGGACTTGTTCGGCGACTTGCCAGACCCTGCAGATGCTCATCAGAAAG TTTCAGCAAACAGCAATGGAAAAGAAGATGGAAAGGGGGATGCCCCTCCAGCCAAGCCAGCAACGACGGCAGAAAAGAGGAAAGCTGACAGCGGCTCAGAATCCACAGCGGAGGAACCGGTGAAGCAGAAAGGTCGCACCGACCTGGGCCTGTTCCAGTTGAGAAGTTACCTGGCGGACCGTAAAGGGGAGCGGGAAGAGATGCAGGATGCTCATCTCCAGATGGACGACTTCTCCAAGAGTCTGCAAAACCTGCATCCTTCCAT tgGCCGTGTGGCATTGTACGCCGTTTTTGATGGCCACGGTGGCTCTCGAGCATCAAGGTTCGCATCACAGTATTTGCACAAAATTCTGCGGGATAAGTTTCCCAAGG GTGATCTGGTCTCCGTGGAGAAGGAGATCAAGAAATGCCTCACTGACGTCTTCAAAAAACTGGATGAAGATTTCCTGAAAGAAGCTGCAAAGCA GAAACCGTCATGGAAGGATGGGACAACAGCAGTGGTCGTTCTGGTGCTCAACAACACTCTCTACATCGCTAACTTGGGAGATAGCAAG GCTGTATTATGTCGACACAAAGCAGAGGAAGACAAGGACCTGGCAGTACCTTTGACGGCAGATCACAACCCATCTGTTTATTCCGAGCGCATGAGAATCCAGAAAGCTGGTGGCAATGTCAG AGAAGGGCGAGTGATGGGAATACTGGAGGTGTCAAGATCCATCGGAGACGGCCCCTACAAAAACCACGGCATGTCATGTCTGCCTGATGTTAAACGCTGCCAGCTCACTTCAAACGACAG GTACATCATGATAGCGTGCGATGGACTGTGGAAGAGTTTCACCATGGATGAGAGCATCAAGTTCGTCAACAGTGTTCTACAG GACAAATCCATACACGCAACAGACAGACGGTCGGCAGAAGAGGTTCGGTTCGACACAGCGTGTAGTCGACTCGCCAACACAGCTGTTTTGCGACTCAGCGGAGACAACGTTACTGTGCTCATAATCTCCATCAAGCCTGGAAAGTGA
- the LOC138978376 gene encoding integrin-linked kinase-associated serine/threonine phosphatase 2C-like isoform X2, with product MLISRWTTSPRVCKTCILPLAVWHCTPFLMATVALEHQGDLVSVEKEIKKCLTDVFKKLDEDFLKEAAKQKPSWKDGTTAVVVLVLNNTLYIANLGDSKAVLCRHKAEEDKDLAVPLTADHNPSVYSERMRIQKAGGNVREGRVMGILEVSRSIGDGPYKNHGMSCLPDVKRCQLTSNDRYIMIACDGLWKSFTMDESIKFVNSVLQDKSIHATDRRSAEEVRFDTACSRLANTAVLRLSGDNVTVLIISIKPGK from the exons ATGCTCATCTCCAGATGGACGACTTCTCCAAGAGTCTGCAAAACCTGCATCCTTCCAT tgGCCGTGTGGCATTGTACGCCGTTTTTGATGGCCACGGTGGCTCTCGAGCATCAAG GTGATCTGGTCTCCGTGGAGAAGGAGATCAAGAAATGCCTCACTGACGTCTTCAAAAAACTGGATGAAGATTTCCTGAAAGAAGCTGCAAAGCA GAAACCGTCATGGAAGGATGGGACAACAGCAGTGGTCGTTCTGGTGCTCAACAACACTCTCTACATCGCTAACTTGGGAGATAGCAAG GCTGTATTATGTCGACACAAAGCAGAGGAAGACAAGGACCTGGCAGTACCTTTGACGGCAGATCACAACCCATCTGTTTATTCCGAGCGCATGAGAATCCAGAAAGCTGGTGGCAATGTCAG AGAAGGGCGAGTGATGGGAATACTGGAGGTGTCAAGATCCATCGGAGACGGCCCCTACAAAAACCACGGCATGTCATGTCTGCCTGATGTTAAACGCTGCCAGCTCACTTCAAACGACAG GTACATCATGATAGCGTGCGATGGACTGTGGAAGAGTTTCACCATGGATGAGAGCATCAAGTTCGTCAACAGTGTTCTACAG GACAAATCCATACACGCAACAGACAGACGGTCGGCAGAAGAGGTTCGGTTCGACACAGCGTGTAGTCGACTCGCCAACACAGCTGTTTTGCGACTCAGCGGAGACAACGTTACTGTGCTCATAATCTCCATCAAGCCTGGAAAGTGA